The following proteins come from a genomic window of Notamacropus eugenii isolate mMacEug1 chromosome X, mMacEug1.pri_v2, whole genome shotgun sequence:
- the TREX2 gene encoding three prime repair exonuclease 2 has protein sequence MAESSRCETFVFMDLEATGLPNAYPEIAEISMFAIHRFSLEHPERDESGALQLPRVLDKLTLCMCPERDFTPKASEITGLSNRNLTSNHKPGFDSTVIKALQEFLKRQEFPICLVAHNGFDYDFPLLRTELQRLGADMPEGTICFDTLPALRGLDKAHHHSTRANHGRKSYSLGNLYRRYFNDEPKAAHSAEGDVYTLVMVFLHRAPELLQCSDDEAQSWDEIQPMYTATTRRFSSRGHNA, from the coding sequence ATGGCTGAATCATCAAGGTGTGAGACCTTTGTCTTCATGGACTTGGAGGCCACAGGCCTTCCCAATGCTTATCCTGAAATTGCAGAGATCTCTATGTTTGCCATCCATCGCTTTTCTTTGGAGCACCCGGAGAGGGATGAGTCAGGTGCCCTACAGCTGCCTCGGGTCCTAGATAAACTGACCCTGTGCATGTGCCCGGAGCGGGACTTCACCCCAAAGGCTTCAGAGATCACAGGCCTGAGTAATCGAAACCTGACCAGCAACCACAAGCCAGGCTTTGATAGCACCGTGATCAAAGCCCTTCAGGAGTTCCTGAAGCGACAGGAATTTCCAATCTGTCTAGTCGCCCACAATGGTTTCGACTATGACTTTCCCCTCCTTCGGACTGAACTGCAGCGTCTGGGTGCAGACATGCCTGAAGGTACCATCTGCTTTGACACACTCCCTGCACTGAGGGGCTTGGATAAAGCCCACCACCACAGTACCAGGGCTAACCATGGCAGGAAGAGCTACAGCCTTGGTAACCTGTACCGCCGATATTTTAATGATGAACCCAAAGCTGCCCATTCGGCTGAGGGAGATGTTTACACGCTAGTCATGGTCTTTCTTCATCGGGCTCCGGAGCTCCTTCAGTGTTCTGATGATGAAGCCCAGAGCTGGGATGAGATCCAACCCATGTATACCGCTACTACCAGAAGATTCAGTAGCCGAGGCCACAATGCCTGA